A region from the Cryptosporangium arvum DSM 44712 genome encodes:
- a CDS encoding GTPase, with protein MTLLARATDESGLSRRLSALDRVVELGADRLDPAVLATAGALSGKAAERLRLGAEHTVVALAGTTGSGKSSLFNALVGVDVAATGLRRPVTSTAQAAVWNPDGAAPLLDWLGVKRRHHLGDEGADALSGLVLLDLPDVDSVQVDHRLEVDRLVKLVDLLVWVVDPQKYADSALHDRYLQPLRTHADITVVAFNQIDRVPPARRDEVLADLRGLLEREGLGGVPVLPVSARTSDGLPALRTRLADAVAAHEASVRRLNADLRALADELGPTCGPSATPAVERADRAAVVGALTEASGADAVALAVARTHRSRTRAATGWPMTRWLARVRPSAATRLGLPGARLSPGEAEDELVRTALPGPSAVQQARVDTALRNLVDRTTAGLPQPWPSVLTRAATGRRDQLPDLLDRAVAGADLGLGRRPRWWGVVRLLQNVLALVAVAGVGWLLGLFLLDWFRLPEPPLPDVDVWEWRIPVPTGMLLGGVLVGLVLGFLSARLGALGARRQAAKARKRIRARVEQVATDAVLEPVSAELSARSELCAAISQLRGRR; from the coding sequence ATGACGCTGCTGGCACGGGCTACCGACGAATCGGGGCTGAGCCGTCGGCTGAGCGCACTCGACCGGGTGGTGGAGCTCGGCGCCGACCGGCTCGATCCGGCGGTGCTGGCGACCGCGGGCGCGTTGTCGGGCAAGGCCGCCGAGCGGCTGCGGCTGGGCGCGGAGCACACCGTCGTCGCGCTCGCCGGCACCACCGGGAGCGGCAAGTCGTCGCTGTTCAACGCGCTCGTCGGAGTCGACGTCGCGGCCACCGGGCTGCGCCGCCCGGTCACGTCGACGGCGCAGGCCGCGGTGTGGAACCCCGACGGCGCCGCGCCGCTGCTGGACTGGCTGGGCGTGAAGCGTCGGCACCACCTGGGTGACGAGGGCGCCGACGCGCTCTCCGGCCTCGTGCTGCTCGACCTGCCCGACGTCGACTCGGTGCAGGTGGACCACCGGCTCGAGGTGGACCGCCTGGTGAAGCTCGTCGACCTGCTCGTCTGGGTCGTCGACCCGCAGAAATACGCGGACTCCGCCCTGCACGACCGGTACCTCCAGCCGCTGCGGACGCACGCCGACATCACGGTCGTCGCGTTCAACCAGATCGACCGGGTACCGCCGGCGCGGCGCGACGAGGTGCTGGCCGATCTGCGCGGCCTGCTCGAACGGGAAGGCCTGGGAGGCGTCCCGGTGCTGCCGGTCTCGGCACGGACGTCCGACGGGCTGCCGGCGCTGCGGACCCGCCTGGCCGACGCGGTGGCCGCGCACGAGGCGTCGGTACGGCGGTTGAACGCCGACCTGCGTGCCCTCGCGGACGAGTTGGGCCCGACGTGCGGACCGTCGGCGACACCCGCGGTGGAGCGGGCCGACCGGGCGGCCGTGGTCGGTGCGCTGACCGAGGCCTCGGGCGCCGACGCGGTCGCGCTGGCGGTCGCGCGGACACATCGCAGCCGCACCAGAGCCGCGACCGGCTGGCCGATGACCCGCTGGCTGGCGCGTGTGCGCCCGAGCGCGGCGACGCGACTGGGGCTGCCCGGCGCGCGGCTCTCCCCCGGCGAAGCCGAGGACGAACTGGTCCGCACCGCGCTCCCGGGTCCTTCCGCGGTGCAGCAGGCCCGGGTGGACACCGCGCTGCGCAACCTCGTCGACCGGACCACGGCCGGCCTGCCCCAGCCGTGGCCGAGCGTGCTCACCCGCGCCGCGACCGGCCGCCGGGACCAGCTCCCCGACCTGCTCGACCGGGCCGTGGCCGGCGCCGACCTCGGCCTCGGACGCCGCCCGCGCTGGTGGGGTGTGGTGCGCCTGCTGCAGAACGTGCTGGCGCTGGTCGCGGTCGCGGGGGTGGGGTGGCTTCTCGGGCTCTTCCTGCTCGATTGGTTCCGACTGCCCGAACCGCCGTTGCCGGACGTCGACGTGTGGGAGTGGCGGATCCCCGTGCCGACCGGAATGCTGCTCGGCGGGGTGCTCGTCGGTCTGGTCCTCGGTTTCCTGAGCGCCCGGCTGGGCGCGCTCGGCGCACGGCGTCAGGCGGCCAAAGCGCGTAAGCGGATCCGCGCCCGGGTGGAGCAGGTGGCCACGGACGCGGTGCTCGAGCCGGTGAGCGCGGAGCTGAGCGCGCGCTCCGAACTCTGCGCGGCGATCAGTCAGCTGCGGGGGCGTCGGTGA